Below is a window of Onychostoma macrolepis isolate SWU-2019 chromosome 06, ASM1243209v1, whole genome shotgun sequence DNA.
tttaaaaaagaaagagctGCACTCCCATTTATTGTGTTGACTCAGCATGTTTTCAAAAGCAAGACTCAGATTACAGATTCCTTAAAGGCTGGTGACATCTCAAATGTCCATTTAGCTCTCAGATGATATAGTTGCACCATGATCTGAGTTTAAATTGGACATGAAACAGTATTGATGATCAGCTGTGCTTACTGTCTAATTCTACTAACCATATTACAATGGCCGAGACGTCTGTAGGTTTTTATACACAGAAAGTAAGTACTTTGTCTCAAACCtgcatattaaataaaacaaaagtattttCATCATTTGGCCCACTggacatgagaaaaaaaatattgagtgCTTTCATAAAGCAACAAAGGAAGCTAAGTGCAGCCACTGAGAACATTTGTAACAGGACAATGATTCAAATCCTTCAAAGCCTGGTTTATACCCAAATATACTCCATAAAGTTATAATAACTGCTATTGCATCATTTTTGTAGTCCTAATCTAGTTCTTCAGGATGTTGACACTACATTggcatgaaaataaaaattactaacATTATGAAGTACTAGTCCACCTTGTTTAGGTATGGACCAATGCGcaaacacacacgctcacacacacagatttggCGTGAAACAAAATGGACATTGTAGCAATAAGTTGTTAAGTTGTTGAAAGTTTAAACATCACTCCCCATATGCACAAAAATTCCAAGAAAACACACAACTGTCTCTGTATGAGAGGATAGCATACATTCAATCATATAATCTCTGGACTACACAAATTCAGTTACCTAATTTTGCAAAACGATTCTGTGTACAGATATGTTACAGTTTCCATGTAACAAAATTTGAATACTGACGCAGGGATAAAGTGCATGGTCTGCTAAGATAAATCAATGTCCCTCACCACTGGATTACTAAACCAACATGCTGCCATAGCTGTGCTCAGCCTGTGCTGAGTTGGTCTGTTGACACAGAGATCCGTAACGAgtcaaaaatgttttgagagCTCATTGAGGGCCTGAATTCTGCTAATCCAAACCAAAGGTCACTTTAATGAGCCTCAGTAAGAATTAGTTTTTGATATGTCCTCCGCTTGGAATCCCACTAGCAAACAAATGAAGGTTGACGTTCATGCCTGTCAGccatatttacttttttaagtcTGAATTAGCATAATTATGATTGGGCTAATTTGGTATGATTTTGATAGAAGTTTCAGTGTAATATGGGTGGCAGATCATTGGTGCCAGTGGGTGATGAGTGGGCACAGGTGGGCGTCACTGCTGTGCCAGAAGGGCACTCCGATTGGCCTTCATCTTCTCTAGTCTCTTCGTAAGGTGGCTGTTGCTTGCTTCCAGCTCATCGATACGGTCAAGTGAAGACCTCAGCTAAAGAATAAACACAGCACTTGTTACatcacactcttaaaaaatctGTGACTTTgtaaatttcataaaaataattacactaCCTTAATAAAATCTCTGAATGTCACTTAATTGTCAGATACTATTTGAACTGAACTAAGctgggctgcatttcccaaaagcatcgtaagcctaagttgattgtagctccattggtttcaatgggtctatgatgtacttaagcttacgatgcttttagGAAGCGCAGCCCTGGACGataacatcactgaatcaattatgaactgactttaactgaaaaattgCGTGTTtttgtcctcttgcattatcgacacactattttcctgtttaataccgtaaagctgttttgacacaatctgtattgtataaagcgttatataaatacaagtgacttgactttaaatttattttattgaattatttcatttttttaattaaaaaaagaaattagtATTTGactaattttattagtattatatcacttgctcaccaattgATCCTTTGTGATGAATGGGTGCCGTTAAAATGAGAGTTCAcagaacagttcacccaaaaatttaaatgatcccctaatttactcaccctcaagccattctatgtttttttatatatatatatacctttattctttcagacgaacacaaacagagttatattaaatacTCTTCCCAGCTTTGTAATGTCAGTGAATGGTGCCCAGGTTTTTGAAGCTCCAAAAAgcacatccatccatcataaaagcAATCCATATGACTCCAGTGGGTTAATGAATGCCTTCTGAAGCAAAGCAATGAGTTCatgtaagaaaaatatgcaTCGATTTGATTGATCGACTGAAGTCCTGTGGATTACTTGGgcattattatgatgttttttatcagatgtttaaactctcattctgacggcacccattcactgcagatgatccattggtgagcaagtggtgCTCAATGctcaatttctccaaatctgttccgatgaagaaagaaactcatctaTATATTGGATGGCctatagggctgcacgattaatcgaatGTGATAgtcatcttgtcagtaaagccggttctgtgattagtagtaaatctccatcacgtgctttcagatggagcagcatttactacacagagccatagttcactgacaagttACGCAATATCATGTTCATTATCGCAGACAATTTAATCGAAGACGATTTTATCGTTCTTCGATAATGACAGCTGTCTGCGTAGCTTCAGCAGGACGTATTTGGAGTTTCCGTGCGAGAGTGCCCTCTGGCCTTGGGATGGAGATTaactactgatcacagaaccgtgcttcactAACAAGATGTGCATGACTATTGCAGCTTTTGCCTTATCGCGATTGCGATTTCATttcgatttatcgtgcagccctacctgggggtgagtacattttcagcaaatttttatttttgtgtgaactattcttttaacttGTTGAGTTTACTTAGTTTCATTCGTCATGGCACCAAATGtagttattcatttttttaacttaCATTTATTCAATTCATAAGgtatatttaattgatttcacAGCTATAAAATGTACTCAATATTTTTAAGTGTAAGAATGTTGCAGTTGCTGCCAAGTTGTTTGGAATATTAGTgggtttcttttttaataatttagtgTACCTCTCTCTGCAACTTGCGTTTCTCCACTTTTAGCTCATCTTCCACTTTCTCTGCAGCCTCAGCAGACGTCTTATAGCGGCTCACCTGACCCTCCAGCCGAATGATCTGCCACATGACAGAGATTACAGGTTATGCATGAAATAATGCCATTTCCTGTGGAACTGTTTGTACCACAATAGGAACAAAATTAACAGTGCATAAAGGAGGATTAAACTTAAAAAGAGAACATTATGAACTACTGATGATGAAATTGCATGCAAGAGTACTTTGTGCCtttcactgataaaaatgattttgtggtgaagtaaatactacagaaaaatatctcaatttaagcttgtagaatttaaagtttgaatttataagtatattttacttggaattgtttgttatttttacaaatattgtttaagtaaatatcaacgtcatgatcccgttgttcccatcatgcacttgggcatgaataagtaataaggttttttttttttttttttgctgttttcgagatgtatttactctgttttgtgtttgcttttgttgttaggttaagtaacttgctgttttgtgacatctggagttaattttttactcaaaatgacccattcatactcaaacactattcactgattgtcatcgtcattgtgtatcatgtgccaagtattcaggtctctatgttcattcagttaataactaTATTGATTCAACATATTAACAAGCATTCTACTTGTTTACATATAAgcttgtaacttaaccacatgctttataggcctttttttttttttttttccagtgctatgttgtttaagtaaagtttacaaaccgtgactgagtgaagtgtacttgagtattgtagggtaaacttaaaataattaagcagaaattactcatcaaactctacctggccacgttaaattgacttatttcctttactaattttagataacttagttaagtagattttactttaaaaaatatgcgtgcaaaaacttgcaaaataaaaatgaagtacatttaacttcttatttttttcagtgttggaTAGAAAGTGTTAATTATATCAGTGACTTACATTTTGTTCAAGTGCTGTGACTTCTTGTTCAGACTTAACCAGCTTGAATTTCAGGTCACTGATCTGCCTGTTGGCATCTCCTatagaaaaattaaattttaattagatTTGAGAGTTCACATGAAATCTCTACATTACAAACCAGCCTTAATCAAGACTGATGGTGAATGAAATTTAAAGGCGTATCTTACTCTGCAGATCTAAAATATGAGGGTCCAGACCATTCTGTAGGTCATCCTCGTCTGTGCTTCCTGTTTCTTCTGTCCCATTCTTTTGTTTCTGCTCTGCAATGGCTTTATACTTCCGCACCTGCACATTCACAAGCATATTAGTCATGCTAACAAAGTCCTTATGACAGGCATTACAGGTATTTCACAAGATGTTCTCCCAAACTATTAATCATACGCATAACAATGAATCACTTGAAAAGCATGAAATGACAAAACTCACCTGGTCGAGCAAACTCTCTCTTTCTTCCACCAGCTTCCTCAATCTGATCTCTGAAAGTcgcaaatataaaaaatgtacagCACATGAGcctcataatttttttttttttttttttaatcaggcaATGTAACATACAACAAGACTATGTAGgcactaataaaaacaatttcttTTGCAGCACAAAGTATACAAATTGGAGCagtcaatttaatttattacaatgaattataaaacaaaatattaaaaagcatgCAATTAACATGactataaatactgtatatgtctAATGCATGACTGGATTGCAAAATAGATTGCTGTGAAATGATAAGGAAATAAACAATGTATTAATTCCTTaagttatttttatactttaagtCTTATTAAagctttattatttaattaatttaatgatcagcacatcatgtaattaattaaaaatacataaatattaatacaattttatttattattaatatataattgtgTATTAATAGAAAATGttaagaaatattattaatatcatcATTATCAcgattattattacatttgtatgtgtgtttgaacaaaacaatgtttttttttgtatttgcttTTTATTTGTGGTGATTACATTATGACAATTACAGCATTGGTAAACATGAAAAAGTACGCATTCTTTCAAAGCACAATGCATTTAATTGTATATGCATTTTCTGCATATAACACTGCATatacagtcatttttttttttttaaatcaagcttTTTAATTTGAGAATATTGAAAGAATTTGAACAGCTTTTGCATGTCCAAAACGAGTCTTGATCGGTTTCATTTGCATTGAAGAGTAAAAGTACATTTGCAACATTACATCAAAAGATCAAAttattgagaaaaaaagtcaaaacaaCATTATCATAAATATCAGCAAATCAAGATGATTCTGTGAAAAATTAAGACACAAAGCAGCTAAAGATCCTCTTCATCTTAAGCTTGGTGTTGAAGAActtctgtgttttattttctatacTCAGTGCACTCACAGTGACTATTATTTCTTTTATCGGTTCACTGCTATGCATATTTACATCATCCAGCACTAAAAGATCAGCATCCAATGCAACAGCTTCCTCACAACTATCGAGAAAGAACGCTGTGCCCTTGTGCTCTACTGGCATGCTATATGTGTCCTCCATAAACTGTAACTCTGGCTCAGCCTCTGTCTCTTGCTGGTTCCTGAATTGTGCATCATTGTCTCCTGTGGTATTAAAAATATCCACTTCATTAGACTCTGTGGGTTCAAACATAGATCTTTAGAGGTTTTAATGCCAGCATTGATTTCtatgcagttatttttctctgctTGACCGGTCTGTGGTTCATATACTGTAATTTCAGATATTATCTGATTTTAGTGTTTAAATAATTATAGTGGCACATTAGGTGAAGTTTCTGCAGTTGAATCAATGTATCTTTCATCCTCTGGTTTTAACAGCAGTTATaggtttttttgtgatttactgtTTTCTGCATAAAACCATCCTTCATAAGGTAAGcaacattctgtgaaaatgtaaccTTGAAATCTTTAATACTGATATCTTTCATGTCAAAGATTGAAATCATAGTGAAATTAATGGTTGAAATCAAACTTTGATGCttgttatctcataattagattttgagacATTAGCCTGGATCATAGACAGGATCACATTTACTTAATTATCTCTCTTAGGATTTAGATTCCCCTGTGTCTGAATTCCCCCATTTAGAAGAGTTTGTTACAGGTAACTGTACAGTCTCACCATAGTTTTGAGTAATCTTTGACTTGAGATGACGTGCATTTATGAAGCTCTGCCTGCAACATTATTAAGACTGAGATGAAATGCCAGATTGCAAATGCAAACACCTCTTGATTGGATTCAAAGAGTGAATCACAATTACAATTCCATTAAAACAGAAAGACACTTGGATAACTCAGAAAGAATAATTGGATTGATTTTGTTAAGCAAATGGCAGAGCTGATCTTGATTGAATTAAAGGCTGATACGTGGAGAGAGAATTCCAGCAGAGATACCCTCAGATGTGGAACAACAAAattgattttgttgttgttggcaactaaaaatgtaattttttggaTAATATTGAAAATGGAGCAAAGCTAGCAACATTTAATCAAACCAACACGTCATCTAATATTTACAAAGGgcattgggaaaaaaaaaatgttttcatttaatgttaGATCAGTATtacagttttgcatttttatttagtttttaatttttattaattttcattctATCGTTGTTACTTTTAGGGGGTGTTTTTTTCAGAGTTCtcagtgttttaatatttttgtgctgtTAACTGAGTTAATGTTAAGTGGTATAGTTTAAAGATGTTTAATATCATTAATTTTTTCAGCACAGTCTAGTGTTATTGCTGTCTAGTGGTATTTTCATGTTCAATGCAGCTGGATTCTGACTCTAAAATGAATTTGTGGACATTTCATTTTACTTAGTTCTAGAGAAAATGCATTATcatttggttttattattttccatttatgtttttaatttagatatttgatctttatttaatttaacacaaatgttttcattttcgcTTAGTTTTGTCTCATTTACTTTAAGTTTTcactaaatgttttcatttagttttcaCTTTTCTAGCAGCATATTTGTAATGGTttctataattaaataaaacattgcaaATGTGCAGCAACAAAATACCATAAaagcaaaattgtaaaaatgcatatCAGTTGGATACTGTACAAATCAGCTACAATAGCtcatttgtttaaaatgctTGGATtatgagtaaaaaaataaaaaaacaattctggtAACCATTTGTCTTACCTAACATGCTGTCTCCACTCATAGTGGGCGTGTGAGAGTCTTGATTCAATCGGGAGGCTGTTTCCGCCTCAGCATGCCCATCAATCGCCCCGTCTGCTAACTCTCCATTGGCTGTCACCTCAGATCCCAGCATAATGCCATGTTTCTGTGAAAGAATACAATCTTATGTAAATCTCCCACTTATTCCTTTACTTTATTATGGTCCTTTAAAGTCAAAAATAACAATGCTAATGACTGCTATATCTTGGCTGTGATTGCCAGTACTCCTTCTATATCTCTACCTTTAGAGCATCCCTAAGCCGGCAAACCTCGTCCCTGAGTACCTCCCGTTCATCATGGATAATGTCTGAATATTCCTTCTGCCTCTCTAAGGCCTTAATGCCGCCATCCACAAAAGTGAACAATCAAGAAAGGGAAGAACAGAGGAGTAAAGGAAACACGTAAGGTTTGGAAAGACTACAAGGGTCATGTGACAGTATCAAGCATTCAGTTGTTTAAGTTAATAGGTTAATAAGTTAATAAGTATTAAGGGGGAATGAAAAGATTATTaagtgttaaaatataaaagaaagaacagttttaatgtgATATGATTAATGGAAAATGGCCATGGAAGGTTATTGTACCCGGATCTTTTTATCTTTCCATTCCAATGTTTCTTGCAGGTCAGCGATCTCTCTAATATAGTCCGCCTGCTTTCCATGAGACTGTTGGGCTTCCTGAGCCCCGGCCATGAGGGCAAGCAGAGGAAAACACGGATAGGTCAAAGAACATTAAGAGGAAAATGTGAGAGAAGACAACAGAATAACACATAATGCATCTATGTCGGGAAGACAGAGTCAGAAGAACTTTGAATATTCCATCATTTACTGGTGACACTCACCGTCAGCAACTCTTCACTATGCTTCAGTGTTTCCTTCATCTCCTCAAACTGGAACTTCAAGACATTGTGGGCTTGACGCTCTCGCTCGAAGTCCTAACatacattaaaaagaaaaaaacacgcATAAATGAAGTATGCATTAAAATTTTAATCTGAGTTCCTGATTATTAGTAGTCACTATCACAGTTATTTGAACAGTAGTCATTCTATGATTTATGACTGTGTGcatttcagtttatttcttGTATATTAACAATCTACTTATCATTGTGTGATGCTCACATTACTTCTGTGTGTATATTGATTGTTGATATCTTTGTGTGCTCTTATCTGCTAATCaatttattattgaaaccaCCCTAACTGTTTTTCGTAATATAACAGAAAACACTGCCGCATAGTTTAGTTATGATTAGTCTTAACACTTGATTGCACAAAGGGGGTCAAACTGACCCGATGAGAGTGTTCATTTTGGggtattttatctatttattattCTTGTATGTCAAAACTTGTATGTGAGCCTCTGCAGCGATAATAATACATTTCCTGGTCATATGTTCTAAAAAAGataacaaaatcatttttgtttcacTATTCTAATTCTTCATGAAAGGTGCACTTCATATGGAATTTTGACTCACCATTTTTGTCAAAAgttttgctttaatttttttaataattaataaatatactgtatatatactggGTTATGACTATATCAGTTTCATATTTTatgttgaacaaaaataaaacaattatgcaTTGTTTATGCAATTATTCTATAGgatttttcctttaaaaaaggTGATTTCATCATTTGTCAGCCCTTACTCTGCTATTCTCCTCACACTCTCTGCGTTTCTCACACAGAAGTTCCTCCAGCTCCATCAGAGTGTCTTTCAGTGTGTCCACCTGATACATCAGGTTTGTCTTCTCATTGTCCAGTTGAGCATTGGATACCATTGCCTTACGGTATTTCTCCTCCACCTCCACCAGGGAGTCCTGAGAGCAGACAAACAAAAATGAGGAAATTACATACAGACCATGGTCATTATAATACAGTATTATGAATACACTTTCAAAATTACCTTCATTTCCCGTATGGAGGCCTCAGTGTCCGCTGAAATCGAGGTATCGCAGCTTCCTCTTCGTGATAAACCTCCACCAAGGGATGCTAGAGTTGCAGCAGAGAGGGTGGAGGCTGTCCTGGACCCCTGAGGATgtagtttaaatatttacttgGTCTGGTGGATCACTTTGTTGTGGTATTATATTCAGAATCCTAAAAATGATCCTACTCACCTTTTCCAGGAAATCTGACCTTTCCTCCACCTGTGTGAAAAAATTTAATGTGTTCAGTAGAtgctacattaaaaaaaacatccagaTTTCTTATATGTCTAAATTAAATGAGAAATGCCCAGGATCTAAAACAATACTGGGCCATTTAGAGATATCTTCCATGCTTTATCCACTAGAGGGAGCATGGCACAAACAAGATTCATGCTAATTCCTCATGATACTGAAGATTTTAGTGAGAGGAACAGGATATGCAGAGGAGCAAGAGAGCAGGTCAGTTTTTGCCATGGATCTTTATGTGTTACAAAGATGGCAGACGTGGCAGACCTTGAAACTGCAGAACTAAAGCTCGATCGGTGATAGAAAAGGGAAGCTCACCACTGGACTGGCACGGGCTGAACTCGCCCTAGAGGAAGCCCTGGAACTGGAGCCCAAAAAGCCATTGTAGTCTGAAGGCTGACCAGAATGCAGGTATAGAGAAAAATGGGATGAGGAGTAGATGTTAGCAGGAAGACAGCATAAGGGAAAACATATAGGAACTGACAAGTATAACGAAGTTTCAGAAGTGACACAGTctcatatacactaccattcaaaagtagtaagatttttaatgattttgaataaactttcttatgctcaacaaggcttgatcaaaaaatacagtacaaacagaaatattgtgaaattacaatttattatacactctcagaaataaaggtacaaaagctgtcactggggtggtaccttttcaaaaggtacacttttgtacctattaggttcaaatatgtacactttaagtactaatatgtacctttaaggtaccaaaatggaccctttaggtacaaacatgtaccttttgaagaggtaccgccccagtgacagcttttgtacatttatttctgagagtgtactgtaaaatgtaatgtattcctgtgatggcccAGTTGAATTTTCAGgagcatgatccttcagaaattgttgtaacatgctgatttggtgctcaagtaacatttgaaaacaataaatgtctttactgtcacttttgatcaattcaatccATCCCTACTGAAAACAGCATtagtttctttcaaaaaaacttttgaacagtagtgtaaaacCAAGCCCATTCTGTAGGTCAAAACACACATTGACATACACAAAGCGTTAGCGGGTTTCTGTGCGAAGGAGAGTCAGTCTGTCTGACTAGTAAACGACCATACTTTGACCAcacaaaagacagaaagaaattCAATCCAAGATGATTAACCATGCTTTACATACAGTGCACACACCATCAATCCCACTCTCATTACTAGGGGAAAAACAACTCCCAAACTTTCCTCAGAGAAACTTCAAGAcacaaacaaagacacaaacaaCACCTAGTCAAGCCTGTGGTCTGAAAACAGAACCATGCAAGACGCTCAACAAGCCCAGAGTAGCATTGGGTATCAGGTCATGCCGTGGTCAGAGGGATAGGTAAAGATCGGGCCTTACGCCTCTAGCGCTGGAGCCACTGAAACGCCTAGTGGCAGAGTATGAACTCTCTTCATGCAGTGACCCCTGCAGACAGAACAGAACACCTCACACACTCGATATCTCTCAGACATAACCAcgaaaaacacaacaaacactTTAAAAAGACGATAAAGACCCTTAAATGTGACCACCTTAAATGTTCACCACCATGATTTACTTTAAACACATCAAGGACAGGAAATGCTCATTACATACAGAGGAGCGCAAAGAAAGCTTCTTTGTGTGTTTACAGAACGTTAACACATTAGCCATCAACCTTAATGCACTCTGATGTACTCTGAGCACTTATGGAATGACTAAATAAAGAATTGATTGGCACGTTAGATGTTTGAGTAAGAGGCTTTGGAAGCCAGAGACTTGTCAGCACATGTGTAACCAAAGACGTTCTGTGTATCAGGTTACTAAACTGCATGCAGGCCACATGAGGGATTGAACACAGACAACACATGTCCCTAAATCAGAGAgtttaaccaaaaatgaaaattctgttagcATTTTGCTCTGAAGTTTTCCCAAACATAAAGCAAGAGACAGAGATATCGTCTAACAGAATGTCCaagcagctgttttctatttaaattataaacagttagtacatttaaaatattttaactttaatgtaaCATTGAATATCATACTACAGTTCAAATTATAATCAGGTACTTTACACGTCCTTTAATATGTTagtaaacacatcaaaataagtgtatttcaaCGCATGAAAAAAGATTATCAAAGCATGATGTAAAACAAAGCAATGTCAGTTTTCATGTTACAGAGTGCatcttttaaaagtgtgaaacAGTAATCTGAAATTACGTTTTTATATACTAATAatatttgaagtacactacaagaaCACATTCAATATAGTGAAGCGTACTTATTTTTCAAAAGGATggggaaagaaaagaaaatatgtcATTGTATAGAAAAGAAAAGCTTGAACATTCTACTAGAcctctccttttgtgtttcacacacacaaaaaaagaagatCATATGGGTTTCAATGAcaacagaatttccatttttggatgaactatgtCTTTATGTTCATTCGTGCCATGTATTCACCAAAATGAAACAGAGAGAACAAATGATCTGCATGTAAAGTTGCATGCAGATGACAACTGGAAACAAACCCTGTGACTTCTTGAACGGGGGGTTTCACTAAAAAGCGCAGAGGGCTAAAAACAAACAGAGAGAGGAGGAAGATATGCTCATAACGTTGCATTTCAATACTACACGTTCTTCAAGTAAAATAAATCACCTTTCTCCTAAATAAATATcagattttcttttatattacAACACTGAATCCCACCAGATAAAgcacaacattttaaaacaagtttGTAGAGACCACAATAATGACAGCTCACTTTTGAAGCTGCCTTGGTTATGGAAGTATTTTTCCATTCGTTACAGAAATGTAACccttaaatcaaataaatcagCTCCCAGATTAATCACAGCAGTATAATATTTGATTGAAATTTTTCAAACTGTATACTGATCACTCCTCATAACACCCCGTAAAACACTAGAATGTTGTAATCAAATTagtctgcattttaaaatatttactgtaatatttgCATTTGCATGTCATTTAGCTACATTCATGTAAAAAATACACTTCAAAAATTCACCAAAAATAGAACATCATTCAGCCACATCTGACAGTTGTTAATATGCTATGATTTGAGATTCACTAATTATAATTGTGAATTCTATTTATTTAAGGCCACATGTAGTATTGTTACAGCTGAAATACAGAATTTATGCCTTTTTGTCTGCAAAATTTCACTGAAATGTTGCTAATGTGGCTGTACCTTAAGATTTAGTGCTAGTTTCGGTAACATCGATTTCTCTGATTAGTGTATTTCACAGTGCTATTGTTGGTAATGTAGTACTTAAGCATTTAAaacaagtacattttattttatttcacttactTTACTTTAAGATGCTTATAACATCACTTGAATAGATTTTTTTCGAtcataaaaaaatctatttggCTATGGATCTTTTGAATAGGATTTTTACATCCAGAACCTTCCTGTTGTGGTTTATTGACatttgtttgaaaataaatgttcctGTGAAATGACAGGGGAAGGAGGAGCAGTCAAAATGAAGAAAGGGTTATAAGATAAAACAATGAAGAAGATAACTAATTCTAAAGAAAGGAATAAAGATGAATTGTTGGGGATTGTGAAAGGGACAGACCCGTCCATTTTGTAGTCTGGCTGAAGGCAGACTGCTGGTGCTGCTGCAGAGATCTGTGTGGTTGCCCTACGGTAAGCAGAGGAGGACAAAAGGACAATGTGAGAATGagaaatgaagaagaaaaaaacatgaaagcAGCTGAGGTGACAGATTGTCGCACAAGTGTGATTCAGCAAgtctgaatgaatgaaagaggAAAGAAGCAGTGACAGTGCTTTTTGTGCAAAATGCAGTTGCACA
It encodes the following:
- the lrrfip1b gene encoding leucine-rich repeat flightless-interacting protein 2 isoform X2 yields the protein MASQVTGRKRIPNREKLSAEDDALSQIAREAEARLAAKRAARAEAREIRMKELERQQKEIYQAQKKYYGLDSKWGHIEQWMEDSERYSRHSRRHTSISDDEERMSVGSRGSLRGNHTDLCSSTSSLPSARLQNGRGSLHEESSYSATRRFSGSSARGPSDYNGFLGSSSRASSRASSARASPVVEERSDFLEKGSRTASTLSAATLASLGGGLSRRGSCDTSISADTEASIREMKDSLVEVEEKYRKAMVSNAQLDNEKTNLMYQVDTLKDTLMELEELLCEKRRECEENSRDFERERQAHNVLKFQFEEMKETLKHSEELLTEAQQSHGKQADYIREIADLQETLEWKDKKIRALERQKEYSDIIHDEREVLRDEVCRLRDALKKHGIMLGSEVTANGELADGAIDGHAEAETASRLNQDSHTPTMSGDSMLEIRLRKLVEERESLLDQVRKYKAIAEQKQKNGTEETGSTDEDDLQNGLDPHILDLQRDANRQISDLKFKLVKSEQEVTALEQNIIRLEGQVSRYKTSAEAAEKVEDELKVEKRKLQRELRSSLDRIDELEASNSHLTKRLEKMKANRSALLAQQ
- the lrrfip1b gene encoding leucine-rich repeat flightless-interacting protein 2 isoform X4; amino-acid sequence: MASQVTGRKRIPNREKLSAEDDALSQIAREAEARLAAKRAARAEAREIRMKELERQQKEIYQAQKKYYGLDSKWGHIEQWMEDSERYSRHSRRHTSISDDEERMSVGSRGSLRGNHTDLCSSTSSLPSARLQNGRPSALFSETPRSRSHRPSDYNGFLGSSSRASSRASSARASPVVEERSDFLEKGSRTASTLSAATLASLGGGLSRRGSCDTSISADTEASIREMKDSLVEVEEKYRKAMVSNAQLDNEKTNLMYQVDTLKDTLMELEELLCEKRRECEENSRDFERERQAHNVLKFQFEEMKETLKHSEELLTEAQQSHGKQADYIREIADLQETLEWKDKKIRALERQKEYSDIIHDEREVLRDEVCRLRDALKKHGIMLGSEVTANGELADGAIDGHAEAETASRLNQDSHTPTMSGDSMLEIRLRKLVEERESLLDQVRKYKAIAEQKQKNGTEETGSTDEDDLQNGLDPHILDLQRDANRQISDLKFKLVKSEQEVTALEQNIIRLEGQVSRYKTSAEAAEKVEDELKVEKRKLQRELRSSLDRIDELEASNSHLTKRLEKMKANRSALLAQQ
- the lrrfip1b gene encoding leucine-rich repeat flightless-interacting protein 2 isoform X10; protein product: MASQVTGRKRIPNREKLSAEDDALSQIAREAEARLAAKRAARAEAREIRMKELERQQKEIYQAQKKYYGLDSKWGHIEQWMEDSERYSRHSRRHTSISDDEERMSVGSRGSLRGNHTDLCSSTSSLPSARLQNGRPSALFSETPRSRSHRGSLHEESSYSATRRFSGSSARGPSDYNGFLGSSSRASSRASSARASPVVEERSDFLEKGSRTASTLSAATLASLGGGLSRRGSCDTSISADTEASIREMKDSLVEVEEKYRKAMVSNAQLDNEKTNLMYQVDTLKDTLMELEELLCEKRRECEENSRDFERERQAHNVLKFQFEEMKETLKHSEELLTKHGIMLGSEVTANGELADGAIDGHAEAETASRLNQDSHTPTMSGDSMLEIRLRKLVEERESLLDQVRKYKAIAEQKQKNGTEETGSTDEDDLQNGLDPHILDLQRDANRQISDLKFKLVKSEQEVTALEQNIIRLEGQVSRYKTSAEAAEKVEDELKVEKRKLQRELRSSLDRIDELEASNSHLTKRLEKMKANRSALLAQQ